Proteins from one Gossypium raimondii isolate GPD5lz chromosome 8, ASM2569854v1, whole genome shotgun sequence genomic window:
- the LOC105792853 gene encoding repetitive proline-rich cell wall protein 1 isoform X2, translating to MDSTKISALLFICMLFISSATPALGCRSCRKAHPKAKPIKKPHPVKPPIHVKPPVTVPPVTVPPVTVPPVTVPPIVKPPVTVPPVTVPPVKPPVELPPIAKPPITVPPVTVPPVKPPVDLPPIAKPPITVPPVTVPPVTVPPVKPPVDLPPIAKPPITVPPVTVPPVKPPVDLPPVTVPPVKPPVDLPPVTVPPVKPPVELPPIAKPPITVPPVTVPPVKPPVDLPPIAKPPITVPPVTVPPVKPPVDLPPIAKPPITVPPVTVPVPPVTVPPVTVPPVKPPVDLPPIAKPPITVPPVTVPVPPVTVPPVKPPINLPPVTVPPVTSPPSGKPCPPPPSTKATCPIDTLKLGACVDLLGGAVHVGVGDPVVNACCPVLKGLVELEAAVCLCTTLKLKLLNLKIYAPIALQLLISCGKTPPPGYTCSL from the exons ATGGATTCCACTAAAATCTCAGCTCTTCTTTTCATTTGCATGCTTTTCATTTCCTCAGCTACTCCAGCTCTTGGTTGTCGTTCATGTCGTAAAGCACATCCCAAGGCTAAGCCTATTAAAAAGCCCCATCCTGTTAAACCCCCAATCCATGTAAAACCACCAGTTACAGTCCCTCCGGTCACTGTCCCACCAGTGACAGTCCCACCAGTGACAGTCCCTCCAATAGTAAAACCACCAGTTACAGTCCCACCAGTGACTGTTCCTCCTGTGAAGCCACCAGTTGAACTCCCTCCGATTGCAAAACCACCCATTACAGTCCCACCAGTGACTGTTCCTCCTGTAAAGCCACCTGTTGATCTCCCTCCAATTGCTAAGCCACCCATTACGGTTCCACCAGTGACAGTCCCTCCAGTGACTGTTCCTCCTGTAAAGCCACCTGTTGATCTCCCTCCAATTGCAAAGCCACCCATTACAGTTCCACCAGTGACTGTTCCTCCTGTGAAGCCACCAGTTGATCTCCCTCCGGTGACTGTTCCTCCTGTGAAGCCACCAGTTGATCTCCCTCCGGTGACTGTTCCTCCTGTGAAGCCACCAGTTGAGCTCCCTCCAATTGCAAAGCCACCCATTACAGTCCCACCAGTGACTGTTCCTCCTGTGAAGCCACCAGTTGAC CTCCCTCCAATTGCAAAACCACCCATCACAGTCCCACCAGTGACTGTTCCTCCTGTGAAGCCACCAGTTGACCTCCCTCCAATTGCGAAACCACCCATCACAGTCCCTCCGGTGACAGTCCCAGTCCCTCCAGTTACTGTCCCTCCAGTGACTGTTCCTCCCGTAAAGCCACCAGTTGACCTCCCTCCAATTGCAAAACCACCCATCACAGTCCCACCAGTGACCGTCCCAGTCCCACCAGTGACTGTTCCTCCTGTGAAACCACCTATCAACCTCCCCCCAGTAACAGTGCCACCAGTTACTAGCCCACCAAGTGGGAAACCCTGCCCACCTCCACCATCAACCAAGGCCACTTGCCCCATCGACACACTGAAGTTGGGTGCTTGTGTGGACCTACTAGGAGGGGCTGTCCACGTTGGTGTCGGTGACCCTGTCGTAAATGCATGCTGCCCGGTCCTTAAGGGACTCGTTGAACTCGAAGCTGCTGTGTGCTTATGCACCACCCTCAAGCTCAAACTCCTCAATCTCAAGATTTATGCACCCATTGCTCTTCAGCTTCTCATCAGTTGTGGGAAAACTCCCCCTCCCGGTTACACTTGCTCTCTCTAG
- the LOC105792853 gene encoding repetitive proline-rich cell wall protein 2 isoform X1, producing the protein MDSTKISALLFICMLFISSATPALGCRSCRKAHPKAKPIKKPHPVKPPIHVKPPVTVPPVTVPPVTVPPVTVPPIVKPPVTVPPVTVPPVKPPVELPPIAKPPITVPPVTVPPVKPPVDLPPIAKPPITVPPVTVPPVTVPPVKPPVDLPPIAKPPITVPPVTVPPVKPPVDLPPVTVPPVKPPVDLPPVTVPPVKPPVELPPIAKPPITVPPVTVPPVKPPVDLPPIAKPPITVPPVTLPVPPVTVPPVTVPPVKPPVDLPPIAKPPITVPPVTVPPVKPPVDLPPIAKPPITVPPVTVPVPPVTVPPVTVPPVKPPVDLPPIAKPPITVPPVTVPVPPVTVPPVKPPINLPPVTVPPVTSPPSGKPCPPPPSTKATCPIDTLKLGACVDLLGGAVHVGVGDPVVNACCPVLKGLVELEAAVCLCTTLKLKLLNLKIYAPIALQLLISCGKTPPPGYTCSL; encoded by the coding sequence ATGGATTCCACTAAAATCTCAGCTCTTCTTTTCATTTGCATGCTTTTCATTTCCTCAGCTACTCCAGCTCTTGGTTGTCGTTCATGTCGTAAAGCACATCCCAAGGCTAAGCCTATTAAAAAGCCCCATCCTGTTAAACCCCCAATCCATGTAAAACCACCAGTTACAGTCCCTCCGGTCACTGTCCCACCAGTGACAGTCCCACCAGTGACAGTCCCTCCAATAGTAAAACCACCAGTTACAGTCCCACCAGTGACTGTTCCTCCTGTGAAGCCACCAGTTGAACTCCCTCCGATTGCAAAACCACCCATTACAGTCCCACCAGTGACTGTTCCTCCTGTAAAGCCACCTGTTGATCTCCCTCCAATTGCTAAGCCACCCATTACGGTTCCACCAGTGACAGTCCCTCCAGTGACTGTTCCTCCTGTAAAGCCACCTGTTGATCTCCCTCCAATTGCAAAGCCACCCATTACAGTTCCACCAGTGACTGTTCCTCCTGTGAAGCCACCAGTTGATCTCCCTCCGGTGACTGTTCCTCCTGTGAAGCCACCAGTTGATCTCCCTCCGGTGACTGTTCCTCCTGTGAAGCCACCAGTTGAGCTCCCTCCAATTGCAAAGCCACCCATTACAGTCCCACCAGTGACTGTTCCTCCTGTGAAGCCACCAGTTGACCTCCCCCCAATTGCAAAACCGCCCATCACAGTCCCTCCAGTGACCCTCCCAGTCCCTCCAGTTACTGTCCCTCCAGTGACTGTTCCTCCTGTAAAGCCACCAGTTGACCTCCCTCCAATTGCAAAACCACCCATCACAGTCCCACCAGTGACTGTTCCTCCTGTGAAGCCACCAGTTGACCTCCCTCCAATTGCGAAACCACCCATCACAGTCCCTCCGGTGACAGTCCCAGTCCCTCCAGTTACTGTCCCTCCAGTGACTGTTCCTCCCGTAAAGCCACCAGTTGACCTCCCTCCAATTGCAAAACCACCCATCACAGTCCCACCAGTGACCGTCCCAGTCCCACCAGTGACTGTTCCTCCTGTGAAACCACCTATCAACCTCCCCCCAGTAACAGTGCCACCAGTTACTAGCCCACCAAGTGGGAAACCCTGCCCACCTCCACCATCAACCAAGGCCACTTGCCCCATCGACACACTGAAGTTGGGTGCTTGTGTGGACCTACTAGGAGGGGCTGTCCACGTTGGTGTCGGTGACCCTGTCGTAAATGCATGCTGCCCGGTCCTTAAGGGACTCGTTGAACTCGAAGCTGCTGTGTGCTTATGCACCACCCTCAAGCTCAAACTCCTCAATCTCAAGATTTATGCACCCATTGCTCTTCAGCTTCTCATCAGTTGTGGGAAAACTCCCCCTCCCGGTTACACTTGCTCTCTCTAG
- the LOC105792850 gene encoding calmodulin-binding receptor-like cytoplasmic kinase 3 yields the protein MTAFMFSLLLFMQVSRSFASGLEVKSKICGTDRLEYSNSFGRVLFYLNGNLVDKVLFCKALQFHHAEHCAFEGYIGTDYCGLDLSSVELSVVRRKFLREQKKKDDNPEGKKYSASSKVGIAASGIVLTCCVFICPCVYRKKRETASTVLKKEPNSSDSTSPLDVNIYVPHEKVPPTSSVFSVSPNLNRTGSVHLNLAQVTKATRNFSPALQIGEGGFGTVYRAQLDSGQVVAIKRAKKEHFENLQTEFSSEVELLSKIDHRNLVRLLGYVDKGNERLIITEYVPNGTLRDHLDGQRGKILDFNQRLEIAIDVAHGLTYLHLYAEKQIIHRDVKSSNILLTESMRAKVADFGFARLGPMDSDQTHISTKVKGTVGYLDPEYMKTYQLTTKSDVYSFGILLIEILSGRRPVDLRRPVEERITLRWAFRKFNEGQAVELVDPMMEEAVDAEIIVKMFALAFQCAAPIRHDRPEMKFVVEHLWAIRADYRRSSR from the exons ATGACTGCTTTTATGTTTAGTCTACTGTTGTTCATGCAAGTATCGAGATCCTTTGCTTCCGGTCTCGAAGTAAAGTCGAAGATTTGCGGCACTGATCGCTTAGAGTATTCGAATTCATTCGGTCGTGTACTGTTTTATTTGAATGGTAATCTGGTAGATAAAGTTCTGTTCTGTAAGGCCCTGCAGTTTCACCATGCAGAGCATTGTGCGTTTGAAGGTTATATCGGAACTGATTATTGTGGGTTGGACCTTTCATCAG TTGAATTGTCCGTGGTAAGAAGAAAATTCTTGCGGGagcaaaagaagaaagatgataatcCGGAGGGGAAGAAATATTCAGCCTCGTCCAAAGTCGGGATAGCAGCATCGGGAATTGTTTTGACATGTTGTGTTTTTATCTGCCCATGTGTTTATAGGAAAAAGAGAGAAACCGCCTCTACTGTTCTTAAAAAGGAGCCGAATTCAA GTGATTCGACGTCCCCTTTAGATGTGAATATTTATGTTCCTCATGAAAAGGTTCCTCCTACTTCTTCAGTATTCTCAGTGTCTCCAAACCTCAATAGAACTGGGTCAGTGCATCTCAATCTAGCACAGGTCACCAAAGCTACCCGTAATTTCTCACCAGCTCTACAGATAGGTGAAGGGGGGTTCGGAACTGTCTACAGGGCTCAGCTAGATTCCGGTCAGGTGGTTGCCATTAAACGAGCAAAGAAG GAACATTTCGAGAATCTGCAAACTGAATTCAGCAGTGAAGTTGAACTTCTATCCAAGATTGATCATAGGAACCTTGTGAGGCTTCTTGGTTATGTCGATAAAGGAAATGAACGGCTTATTATTACGGAATATGTACCGAATGGTACTCTAAGAGATCATTTGGATG GTCAACGCGGCAAAATCTTGGATTTCAATCAGCGACTTGAAATTGCCATTGATGTTGCTCATGGCCTTACCTATCTCCATCTTTATGCAG AGAAGCAAATTATTCATCGAGATGTGAAGTCGTCCAACATTCTTCTTACGGAAAGCATGAGAGCCAAAGTGGCTGATTTTGGATTCGCGAGACTTGGTCCCATGGATTCGGACCAAACACATATTTCAACCAAAGTGAAAGGAACGGTTGGTTACCTTGATCCCGAGTACATGAAAACCTATCAACTCACGACCAAGAGTGATGTGTACTCATTTGGGATTTTACTTATCGAAATTCTGTCCGGCCGTCGTCCTGTGGATCTAAGGAGACCTGTTGAAGAGCGCATCACACTTAGATGG GCATTCCGTAAGTTTAACGAAGGACAAGCCGTGGAACTAGTGGATCCTATGATGGAAGAAGCTGTTGATGCGGAGATAATAGTGAAGATGTTTGCATTGGCATTTCAATGTGCAGCACCCATAAGACACGATCGGCCGGAGATGAAATTCGTGGTAGAACATTTGTGGGCAATAAGAGCCGACTATCGTCGGAGTTCGAGATGA